One window of Pseudacidobacterium ailaaui genomic DNA carries:
- a CDS encoding YgfZ/GcvT domain-containing protein: MGQTPPAIEDHRTPLAALGIASDLQMHFGQLTPQAFEDCALELGHLMHAATIYDLGYRTRIRITGRDRVRWLNGMVSNNVRDMAEGSVLYTFVLNAQGRIQGDGHVFRSAEDFLMETDRLQAPRLLNHLNHYIIMDDVVLHELDASETALGLCGPQTIELLESFKAPVPENLRFVPTEIGGVPVTLVRLEDVHVPSFELWFDASHVGTMWKLLSDAGARPAGFAAVDALRIFAGVPQYGVDIFDRHLPQETNQMRALNFSKGCYLGQEIVERIRSRATIHRSLRQFELDGDLPQPGTELYAEGEDKPVGELTSAAHFALPGFTRALALGYVRVEILERKTALRYAGGTAVPLQAPPVLP; the protein is encoded by the coding sequence ATGGGCCAAACGCCACCAGCCATTGAGGACCACCGCACTCCGCTGGCAGCGCTCGGGATTGCATCTGACCTTCAGATGCACTTTGGCCAGCTTACGCCCCAGGCCTTTGAGGACTGCGCATTGGAGCTGGGCCATCTGATGCACGCCGCTACCATCTATGACCTGGGCTACCGAACACGCATCCGCATTACGGGAAGAGACCGCGTTCGCTGGCTGAATGGAATGGTCAGCAATAACGTACGGGACATGGCCGAAGGCTCCGTCCTGTACACCTTTGTGTTGAACGCCCAGGGGCGGATCCAGGGCGATGGCCATGTCTTCCGCTCGGCGGAGGATTTTCTGATGGAAACTGACCGCCTGCAAGCGCCCCGGCTCCTCAACCATCTGAACCACTACATCATCATGGATGATGTAGTACTCCATGAGTTAGACGCATCAGAGACCGCTCTGGGCCTCTGTGGACCTCAGACCATCGAGCTTCTGGAATCTTTCAAGGCCCCTGTCCCGGAAAATCTGCGCTTTGTACCCACGGAAATCGGCGGTGTCCCGGTGACCCTCGTCCGCCTGGAAGACGTCCACGTCCCCAGCTTTGAACTTTGGTTTGATGCCAGTCATGTGGGCACCATGTGGAAGCTCCTGTCTGATGCCGGGGCCAGACCCGCAGGCTTTGCCGCCGTGGATGCACTGCGCATCTTTGCCGGAGTACCACAATACGGGGTTGATATCTTCGACCGCCATCTGCCGCAGGAAACCAACCAGATGCGCGCCTTAAATTTCAGCAAAGGATGCTACCTCGGGCAGGAGATTGTCGAACGCATCCGCTCCCGGGCCACCATCCATCGCTCTCTGCGGCAGTTTGAGTTAGACGGGGACCTGCCCCAACCGGGTACGGAGCTTTATGCCGAAGGCGAAGACAAACCGGTGGGAGAATTGACCAGCGCCGCGCATTTTGCCCTGCCTGGATTTACCCGCGCGCTCGCGCTCGGCTATGTCCGGGTAGAAATTTTAGAGCGCAAGACGGCCCTGCGTTATGCGGGTGGTACCGCTGTACCGCTGCAAGCTCCGCCGGTCTTGCCTTAA
- a CDS encoding class I SAM-dependent methyltransferase, with amino-acid sequence MRDLLLFTLMEHSDAISKAFGPAAAAYLTSAVHAQGQELELVACQIAATPQSRVLDVGCGAGHMSFAAASSAQEVVAYDLTPEMLAVVEQEAARRGLSNIKTRQGSAEALPFQDASYDWVVSRYSAHHWRDLRQALREIRRVLKPGGTLCLIDITGGHEPLLDTYLQAVEVLRDPSHVRDYTESEWLAFLHEAGFRSEVARRWRVPIEFAAWVRRIGTPQDRALAILSLWMAAPAVVRQAYCVQPDGSFVMDACMMMGT; translated from the coding sequence TTGCGGGACCTTCTTCTATTCACGCTGATGGAGCACTCTGACGCCATATCGAAGGCCTTTGGGCCGGCCGCGGCGGCCTATCTTACCAGCGCCGTCCATGCGCAGGGTCAAGAACTGGAACTGGTGGCCTGCCAGATTGCTGCTACTCCGCAATCGCGTGTGCTCGATGTAGGCTGCGGGGCGGGACATATGAGCTTTGCCGCAGCCTCTTCCGCCCAGGAAGTGGTTGCCTATGACCTTACGCCGGAGATGCTTGCGGTGGTCGAGCAGGAAGCGGCACGCCGAGGACTTTCCAATATCAAAACCCGGCAGGGAAGCGCGGAAGCGCTGCCTTTTCAAGATGCAAGCTATGACTGGGTCGTCAGCCGCTATAGCGCCCACCACTGGCGCGATCTCCGGCAGGCGCTCCGGGAGATCCGGCGCGTGCTGAAACCCGGAGGCACTCTCTGCCTGATAGACATTACAGGTGGACATGAGCCTTTGCTCGATACCTATCTTCAGGCCGTTGAAGTACTGCGGGACCCCTCCCATGTGCGCGATTACACAGAGTCGGAATGGCTTGCCTTCCTGCACGAGGCCGGATTCCGGTCCGAGGTCGCGCGCCGCTGGCGTGTTCCGATTGAATTTGCGGCCTGGGTCCGGCGCATCGGTACTCCTCAGGACCGTGCTTTGGCCATCCTTTCGTTATGGATGGCCGCTCCTGCGGTTGTCCGGCAGGCCTACTGCGTGCAGCCTGATGGTTCCTTTGTGATGGATGCGTGCATGATGATGGGGACCTAG
- a CDS encoding biotin/lipoyl-containing protein, whose translation MILQLEMDGQLRRVELSAGEAPGSFRAVLDGSIERQVEAHWIRPGVLALQVACRSYRCVLEESIEGPVLHVAGARVPYHVEDPRSLKSRRSRTGGHEGPKAVTAPMPGRVVRVLVNEGEEVQSQQGTVVIEAMKMQNELKSPKAGKVIEVRVQPGGTVAAGEVLVVVE comes from the coding sequence ATGATCCTGCAACTGGAGATGGATGGCCAGCTGCGCCGCGTGGAACTGAGCGCGGGGGAAGCTCCGGGCAGCTTCCGTGCTGTGCTGGATGGCAGCATAGAAAGACAAGTCGAGGCCCACTGGATTCGTCCCGGAGTGCTTGCTCTCCAGGTTGCCTGCAGGTCCTATCGGTGTGTGTTGGAAGAAAGCATCGAAGGCCCAGTCCTGCATGTAGCAGGTGCCCGGGTACCCTATCACGTGGAGGACCCGCGGTCCCTGAAGTCCCGCCGCAGCCGGACTGGCGGACACGAGGGACCGAAAGCAGTGACAGCTCCTATGCCCGGGCGGGTCGTGCGCGTCCTTGTCAACGAAGGCGAAGAAGTGCAGTCGCAGCAAGGCACGGTTGTGATTGAAGCAATGAAGATGCAGAACGAGCTGAAGTCGCCCAAGGCCGGAAAGGTCATCGAGGTACGGGTGCAGCCAGGCGGGACAGTGGCCGCGGGCGAGGTATTGGTTGTGGTCGAGTGA
- the ggt gene encoding gamma-glutamyltransferase yields MSQRVLAFFALCLCSLFLAAQTVPAAVQQETPVRTKHAMVVSIHHLATDAGVEVLKEGGNAVDAAVATGFALAVVHPAAGNLGGGGFMLIHFHDGKSTFLDYREKAPLAASANMYLDGKGNVVPEMSVVGYKAIGVPGSVAGMAYAEQKYGRLTLAKVMEPAIRLASEGFVLTEEEAQELHESGLAEFPESKHIFQRDGNYYHAGEVFKQPELAATLRRIAKDPQDFYHGQIAKQLAADIEKGGGLITEKDLASYEVKEREPLIGTYKDYTVISSPPPSSGGVALLEILNILEGYNLSRFGDRSPAEMHLITEAFRRAYMDRSDYLGDPDYVKIPIEQLTDKKYAAAWRAGIREDQATPSAALKRPAGFLPPPPTMADVRHESPQTTHYSVMDADGNAVSVTTTLNNSFGSYVTAAGLGFLLNDEMDDFASKQGSPNMFGLIQGPANSIAPGKRPLSSMTPTIILKDGKVAMVLGSPGGGRIITTVANIFLSVAEEGLNIQQAVDAPRFHHQYLPDVLYLEPEFPDATVNSLRAFGYEVKVSKGHWSDGECIAVDPQTGELEGGQDHRHHYGKAAGY; encoded by the coding sequence ATGAGCCAACGCGTACTTGCTTTTTTTGCTCTCTGCCTCTGCTCCCTCTTTCTCGCCGCTCAGACCGTTCCGGCTGCGGTACAACAGGAAACGCCGGTCCGGACCAAACATGCCATGGTAGTCAGCATCCACCACCTGGCCACGGATGCAGGCGTGGAGGTCCTCAAAGAAGGCGGCAATGCTGTGGATGCTGCCGTGGCCACAGGGTTCGCACTTGCGGTAGTGCATCCGGCGGCAGGAAACCTTGGCGGAGGGGGATTCATGCTGATCCACTTCCACGATGGGAAGTCCACATTTCTGGACTATCGGGAAAAGGCCCCTCTTGCTGCCTCAGCGAATATGTACCTCGACGGCAAAGGCAATGTTGTCCCCGAAATGAGTGTTGTTGGCTATAAGGCCATTGGTGTTCCCGGTTCCGTCGCCGGCATGGCCTACGCAGAACAGAAATATGGCAGACTGACGCTGGCCAAGGTCATGGAACCCGCCATCCGACTGGCCTCTGAGGGATTTGTTCTGACAGAAGAGGAGGCACAGGAGTTGCATGAATCCGGCCTGGCCGAGTTTCCGGAATCGAAGCATATTTTCCAGCGGGACGGCAACTATTATCATGCGGGCGAGGTCTTCAAGCAGCCGGAGCTCGCTGCAACTTTGCGTCGTATTGCCAAAGACCCGCAGGATTTTTATCACGGCCAGATTGCAAAACAGCTTGCCGCGGACATTGAGAAGGGGGGCGGTCTGATTACAGAAAAAGACCTGGCCTCCTATGAAGTGAAAGAGCGCGAGCCCCTCATCGGGACCTACAAGGACTATACGGTCATTTCCTCGCCGCCTCCCTCCTCAGGAGGCGTGGCCTTGCTGGAAATCCTGAACATTCTGGAGGGCTACAACCTCAGCCGCTTTGGCGACCGCTCTCCGGCCGAGATGCACCTTATCACTGAGGCCTTCCGCCGCGCCTACATGGACCGCTCGGATTACCTTGGCGATCCCGATTATGTCAAGATTCCCATCGAGCAACTGACGGACAAGAAATACGCTGCCGCATGGCGCGCCGGAATCCGTGAAGACCAGGCCACTCCCTCGGCCGCATTGAAGCGCCCTGCAGGCTTCCTGCCGCCTCCGCCGACGATGGCCGATGTCCGCCATGAATCGCCGCAGACGACGCATTACTCGGTAATGGATGCCGACGGGAACGCCGTCTCGGTAACGACAACACTGAACAACAGCTTCGGCTCTTATGTCACCGCCGCAGGACTCGGTTTTCTCCTTAACGATGAGATGGACGACTTTGCCTCAAAGCAAGGCTCACCGAACATGTTTGGCCTAATCCAGGGACCGGCCAACTCCATTGCTCCAGGCAAGCGGCCTCTTTCCAGCATGACGCCAACCATCATTCTTAAAGATGGTAAGGTGGCCATGGTGCTTGGATCTCCCGGAGGGGGACGTATTATTACAACCGTCGCCAATATCTTTCTCAGCGTCGCTGAAGAGGGCCTGAACATTCAGCAGGCGGTGGATGCACCACGCTTTCACCACCAGTACTTGCCTGATGTTCTCTACCTTGAACCCGAATTTCCAGATGCCACGGTGAACTCCCTCCGCGCCTTTGGATACGAGGTAAAAGTCAGCAAGGGACACTGGAGCGACGGCGAATGCATCGCTGTCGATCCACAAACCGGTGAGCTTGAGGGTGGACAGGACCACCGGCACCATTATGGCAAGGCTGCAGGATACTGA
- a CDS encoding GNAT family N-acetyltransferase has translation MRFAEGNALALRYLPEIGPLAAVREQSPGAYKALAELLGQEEVAVLFLDAPPQVPEGWRIVLHTRMEQMVLEGEVPASEHGRHLQELCLKDVPEMVALARLTEPGPFRERTIELGGYYGLREQGRLVAMAGQRTNPPGFVEVSAVCTHPDFRGRGYAQLLVSSVARAIVCSGQTPFLHVRQENTTAIRVYQRLGFRSQRSVDLLVLKRPV, from the coding sequence ATGCGGTTTGCAGAAGGGAATGCTCTGGCCCTGCGGTATCTGCCTGAGATTGGGCCGCTGGCGGCCGTGCGGGAACAAAGCCCCGGTGCATACAAGGCGCTGGCGGAATTGCTGGGGCAAGAGGAGGTGGCGGTGCTTTTCCTGGATGCTCCGCCACAAGTACCAGAGGGATGGCGTATCGTACTCCATACCAGGATGGAGCAGATGGTGCTTGAGGGCGAAGTTCCCGCTTCAGAGCATGGCAGGCATCTCCAGGAACTTTGCCTCAAAGACGTTCCGGAGATGGTCGCCCTGGCACGCCTTACCGAACCTGGACCATTCCGTGAGCGCACCATAGAGCTGGGAGGATACTACGGCCTTCGTGAGCAGGGACGCCTGGTGGCGATGGCAGGACAACGCACGAATCCGCCGGGCTTTGTTGAGGTAAGCGCTGTCTGTACCCATCCGGATTTCCGTGGCCGCGGATATGCGCAGTTATTGGTCTCCTCAGTGGCACGCGCCATAGTTTGCTCTGGTCAGACGCCGTTTCTTCATGTGCGACAGGAGAATACGACGGCGATTCGTGTCTATCAAAGGCTCGGTTTCAGGAGCCAGAGATCAGTTGACTTATTGGTCCTGAAACGCCCCGTTTGA
- a CDS encoding beta-glucosidase gives MRMLRKYLPVVLLASLPAFAQDRPWMNKGLSPEERADLVLKQMTLDEKIDLLHGNGMAHTGNWQMPLTHLSNGGAGYVVGVPRLGISPLYISDAAYGVRSSGENGRYSTALPSNLGAASSWDPQAACEYGALIGRELRAQGYNMTLGGGVNLTREPRNGRTFEYMGEDPLLAGTMVGNLMKCEQAQHVVGDIKHYAMNDQETGRNIVNAVISKRAMRESDLLAFQIGLRISNAAAVMCSYNRVNGDFSCENKYLLTDVLKHDWNFKGFVLSDWGGTHSTEKASAAGLDQEQPMADYFGPKLKEAVEAGRVPMSEIDDHARRVLWAEFASGVIDDPVQKSVVDAEGGLEIAQHLEEQSIVLLKNEKGVLPLDAAKLHRVAVIGGHADVGMISGGGSAQVDPPGGNAIAPPGQKATTWQAHIWFPTSPLKALRTELPNAKVEYNSGEDPDAAAELAKNSDVAIVFAYQWESEGMDLPNLSLPDNQDALIERVAAANPHTIVVLETGTAVTMPWINQVSGIVEAWYAGSSGHRAVANVLLGKVNPSAKLAMTFPKSEQDLPRPVIAPLSREDFGQGTGAVNGPAHVQSRYSVHYDEGVKVGYKWYEAEHKAPLFPFGFGLSYTSYAYSGIKTDSAQRTVTFTVKNTGKRAGTEIAQVYAVLPEAAGEPFKRLVGWQRVSLQPGEAKTVSVVVDPLMLSIFDEQKDGWELLPGTYAILAGPSSEETPLHGTFEIH, from the coding sequence ATGCGTATGTTGAGGAAATATCTGCCAGTGGTACTGCTGGCGTCCCTCCCTGCTTTTGCCCAGGACCGTCCCTGGATGAACAAAGGACTGTCTCCGGAGGAGCGTGCCGATCTTGTTCTGAAGCAGATGACCCTGGACGAGAAAATCGATCTGCTGCACGGCAACGGGATGGCCCACACTGGAAACTGGCAGATGCCGCTCACGCACCTGTCCAACGGGGGCGCGGGCTATGTCGTAGGTGTGCCGCGTCTGGGAATTTCCCCTCTGTATATTTCTGATGCCGCCTATGGAGTGCGCTCCAGCGGTGAAAATGGACGCTACTCTACTGCGCTGCCCTCAAACCTGGGTGCGGCCTCAAGCTGGGACCCGCAGGCAGCCTGCGAATATGGCGCCTTAATCGGGCGCGAACTGCGTGCGCAGGGCTATAACATGACACTCGGTGGCGGTGTGAACCTGACGCGCGAGCCCCGCAATGGTCGTACCTTCGAGTACATGGGTGAAGACCCGCTGCTGGCTGGAACCATGGTTGGCAATCTGATGAAGTGTGAGCAGGCGCAGCACGTGGTGGGTGACATCAAGCATTACGCCATGAATGACCAGGAGACGGGGCGCAACATTGTCAATGCCGTCATTTCCAAACGCGCGATGCGTGAAAGCGATTTGCTGGCTTTCCAGATTGGATTGAGGATCTCCAATGCTGCTGCGGTGATGTGTTCATACAACCGCGTGAATGGCGACTTTTCCTGTGAAAACAAGTATCTGTTGACCGATGTTCTGAAGCATGACTGGAACTTCAAAGGCTTTGTGCTTTCCGACTGGGGTGGCACGCACAGCACAGAAAAAGCCTCGGCTGCAGGGCTGGACCAGGAGCAGCCCATGGCAGACTATTTCGGGCCAAAGCTGAAGGAGGCCGTGGAGGCAGGACGTGTGCCCATGTCTGAAATTGACGACCATGCGCGCCGCGTGCTCTGGGCCGAATTTGCTTCCGGAGTTATCGATGATCCGGTGCAGAAGAGCGTGGTAGATGCCGAGGGTGGTCTAGAAATTGCCCAGCATCTGGAAGAGCAGAGTATTGTCCTGCTGAAGAATGAAAAAGGCGTTCTGCCGCTCGACGCGGCAAAGTTGCACCGTGTGGCCGTCATTGGAGGACACGCTGATGTGGGTATGATCTCAGGCGGCGGTTCGGCTCAGGTTGACCCGCCGGGTGGAAACGCCATTGCTCCGCCGGGACAAAAGGCTACCACCTGGCAGGCGCATATCTGGTTCCCAACCTCTCCTTTGAAGGCATTGCGTACAGAGCTGCCGAATGCAAAGGTTGAATACAACTCCGGCGAAGATCCGGATGCGGCCGCGGAGCTGGCGAAGAACTCTGATGTGGCCATTGTCTTTGCCTATCAGTGGGAGTCCGAAGGGATGGACCTGCCGAATCTGTCGCTACCAGACAACCAGGACGCATTGATTGAGCGCGTGGCCGCTGCAAATCCCCATACGATCGTGGTGCTGGAAACAGGCACAGCCGTGACCATGCCCTGGATCAATCAGGTCAGCGGGATTGTAGAGGCATGGTACGCGGGCAGCAGCGGACATCGCGCGGTTGCGAATGTCCTGCTGGGTAAGGTAAACCCGAGTGCCAAGCTTGCCATGACCTTTCCGAAGAGCGAGCAGGACCTGCCGCGTCCGGTGATCGCCCCGCTTTCGCGGGAAGACTTCGGGCAGGGAACGGGAGCTGTGAACGGTCCTGCCCATGTGCAATCCAGGTACAGCGTGCATTATGACGAAGGAGTAAAAGTCGGATACAAGTGGTATGAAGCTGAGCACAAAGCGCCGCTGTTTCCCTTTGGATTTGGCCTGTCATATACAAGCTATGCTTATTCCGGCATAAAGACAGACAGCGCGCAGAGGACCGTCACCTTCACCGTAAAAAACACAGGCAAGCGGGCCGGGACAGAAATTGCCCAAGTTTATGCCGTGCTGCCGGAAGCGGCTGGGGAGCCTTTCAAGCGGCTCGTTGGCTGGCAGCGTGTCTCGCTTCAGCCCGGAGAAGCAAAGACGGTGTCCGTTGTTGTGGACCCATTGATGTTGTCCATTTTCGATGAGCAGAAAGACGGATGGGAGCTGCTCCCGGGTACTTACGCCATTTTGGCCGGTCCTTCTTCAGAGGAGACACCGCTGCACGGAACATTCGAGATCCATTGA
- the accC gene encoding acetyl-CoA carboxylase biotin carboxylase subunit, with protein MNFRKVLIANRGEIALRILRACRELGIRTVAVYSDADRAALHVMEADEAYRLGPAPATESYLRGDLILNIAHQTGTDAIHPGYGFLSENANFAEACEKAGVKFIGPPSSAMRALGSKTSARQVADSVGMPRTPGSVKGLASLEEARAVAAEIGYPVMLKAAAGGGGKGMRAVFSSSDLPSAFTAAASEAERAFGSGEVYLEKLIERPRHIEIQVLADEHGNCVSLGERECSVQRRHQKVIEEAPSAVVDEDLRRRMGEAAVRLAKSAGYTNAGTVEFLLDEARNFYFLEMNTRLQVEHPVTELVTGLDLVHLQIHIAQGGEIPFRQEEVRLRGHAMECRIYAEDPENGFFPSPGRITRLLQPGGPGIREDSGVYEGWVVPMEYDPMLSKLISYAPDRHIAIQRLLRALDEYVIGGIRSNLNLFRVVLRDPDFQAARIDTGYLERLLSTTSLSRKPDAEHQEIAALAAAIFESSRAANGGQPMSSANKNRSAWKQAARQEALRA; from the coding sequence ATGAACTTTCGGAAGGTCCTTATTGCGAACCGGGGTGAGATTGCTCTGCGCATCCTTCGCGCCTGCCGTGAGCTTGGCATCCGTACTGTGGCTGTTTATTCAGATGCGGACCGCGCCGCGTTGCATGTCATGGAGGCCGATGAGGCCTATCGTCTTGGTCCGGCTCCGGCAACGGAATCCTACCTGCGCGGCGACCTGATTCTGAACATTGCGCACCAGACCGGGACAGATGCAATCCATCCTGGATACGGGTTTCTCTCAGAAAATGCAAACTTCGCTGAAGCCTGCGAAAAGGCCGGAGTCAAGTTCATCGGGCCGCCGTCCTCGGCGATGCGCGCGCTCGGCTCGAAGACAAGCGCCCGGCAAGTGGCCGATTCTGTGGGAATGCCGCGAACGCCCGGGTCCGTGAAAGGGCTGGCCTCACTCGAAGAGGCACGCGCCGTCGCTGCCGAGATTGGCTATCCTGTCATGCTGAAGGCGGCCGCCGGAGGAGGCGGTAAGGGAATGCGCGCTGTCTTTTCTTCCAGCGATCTTCCCTCCGCATTTACTGCGGCAGCCAGTGAGGCCGAACGGGCCTTTGGCTCTGGCGAGGTCTACCTGGAGAAGCTGATTGAGCGCCCCCGTCACATTGAGATCCAGGTGCTGGCCGATGAGCACGGCAACTGTGTTTCTCTTGGAGAGCGCGAGTGCTCTGTGCAGCGCCGTCATCAGAAAGTCATCGAAGAGGCCCCCTCCGCAGTTGTCGATGAGGACCTGCGTCGCCGGATGGGTGAAGCAGCAGTGCGGCTGGCAAAATCTGCCGGATACACCAATGCGGGTACGGTGGAATTTCTCCTGGACGAGGCCAGGAACTTTTACTTTCTTGAGATGAATACGCGCCTGCAAGTGGAGCATCCCGTGACAGAGCTGGTTACCGGGCTGGACCTTGTTCATCTGCAGATCCACATTGCGCAGGGAGGGGAGATTCCATTCCGGCAGGAAGAGGTCCGTCTGCGCGGACATGCCATGGAATGCCGCATCTATGCTGAAGACCCTGAGAATGGCTTCTTTCCTTCGCCGGGCCGAATCACACGGCTGCTGCAACCAGGTGGACCAGGGATCCGCGAAGACTCAGGCGTTTACGAAGGCTGGGTCGTGCCGATGGAGTATGATCCGATGCTCTCCAAGCTGATCTCGTATGCTCCAGACCGGCATATCGCCATTCAGCGGCTGCTGCGCGCACTGGATGAGTATGTGATCGGCGGCATCCGGTCAAACCTGAATTTGTTCCGTGTTGTTCTTCGTGACCCCGATTTTCAGGCTGCTCGGATTGATACTGGCTATCTGGAACGCCTGCTTTCCACGACCAGCCTTTCCAGGAAGCCGGATGCGGAACATCAGGAAATTGCCGCTCTGGCTGCGGCCATCTTTGAAAGTTCTCGGGCAGCGAATGGTGGTCAGCCAATGTCGTCCGCAAACAAGAACCGCAGCGCGTGGAAGCAGGCTGCGCGACAGGAGGCACTGCGCGCATGA
- a CDS encoding DUF1844 domain-containing protein has protein sequence MDEKQPAFTVTDRRKFTAEGELKPEQQDRPAETSARVITMPAPKQDPAPAPETLSEPQTGPTAQESAEQHAAYQKSTREIDHMLRQANPDLDAPQEVTFEHVIQSIYLSALVAMGAGTEPGQKARIDILGARQSIDMLAVLEQKTQGNLTEKELRLLQNALFDLRMMYVEITNAISKSAQQPPPGRK, from the coding sequence ATGGACGAGAAACAGCCAGCATTTACGGTCACAGACCGCCGTAAATTTACCGCAGAAGGCGAATTGAAACCAGAACAACAGGACAGGCCTGCGGAAACCAGCGCGCGCGTCATTACCATGCCCGCGCCCAAGCAGGACCCTGCCCCCGCACCTGAGACCCTCTCGGAACCACAGACAGGACCGACCGCCCAGGAATCTGCCGAGCAGCATGCAGCCTATCAGAAGTCCACGCGCGAAATCGATCACATGCTGCGCCAGGCCAACCCGGACCTGGATGCGCCCCAGGAGGTCACATTCGAGCACGTCATTCAGTCCATTTATCTTTCGGCCCTGGTGGCCATGGGCGCGGGCACTGAACCCGGCCAGAAGGCCCGCATTGATATTTTGGGCGCCCGCCAGAGCATTGATATGCTTGCTGTCCTGGAACAGAAGACCCAGGGCAACCTGACAGAAAAGGAGTTACGACTGCTGCAGAATGCCCTCTTCGACCTGCGTATGATGTATGTCGAGATTACGAATGCCATTTCAAAATCAGCACAGCAGCCTCCGCCGGGAAGGAAATAA
- a CDS encoding M20/M25/M40 family metallo-hydrolase — translation MFDCCRRALPAFLLIASIPVFAADKTKSKAPVEDNTPSYDQPQPAIEKIDLTMYQRIREEGLQHSHVMEYASALTDDIGPRLTGSPNMAKANAWTRDQLAAMGCVNAHLEDWGEFGMGWQQLNTWVRMTSPDTAVLIAQATPWSPSTNGAVSGEAVYVNIQEEKDFDKYRGKLAGKIVFLGEMRDVPPVDKPLFERYSEKELEEIAQYPVSDREGRDMQARLRMYLQRYQLVDKIAQFLADEKALAVVRPSRDGKNGGGSGGTIFDDNGAALGRQPYLADHKVKVPVVVMAIENYGRVYRLLQAHVPVTIEMDVETKFTGEHEHGYDTIAEIPGTDPKLKDEIVMVGGHLDSWIAGTGATDNGAGSVVAMEVMRILKALDVHPRRTIRIALWSGEEEGLFGSRGYVKQHFGFAPPLEMPDQKALPEFLRKTGPLEIKPEQKLVSAYFNVDNGSGRIRGVYLQENAAVAPIFAQWIAPLKDLGVTTLSMRNTGGTDHLSFDAVGIPGFQFIQDDLDYESRTHHSNMDTYERLQAADLKQIATVEAIFVYNAAMREQMLPRKPLPHPELRDKQNAPIPDLFPGAVPPAKEQK, via the coding sequence ATGTTTGATTGTTGCCGCCGGGCGCTTCCGGCCTTCCTGTTGATTGCATCCATTCCGGTATTTGCTGCAGACAAGACCAAGTCCAAAGCTCCGGTCGAAGACAACACTCCATCCTATGACCAGCCCCAGCCAGCCATAGAAAAGATTGATCTCACAATGTACCAACGTATCCGAGAAGAGGGGCTGCAGCATTCGCATGTGATGGAATATGCATCGGCATTGACCGATGACATTGGGCCGCGCCTGACCGGGTCGCCGAACATGGCCAAGGCCAATGCCTGGACCCGCGATCAATTGGCTGCGATGGGCTGCGTGAATGCGCATCTTGAGGACTGGGGTGAGTTCGGAATGGGCTGGCAGCAGCTGAATACGTGGGTGCGTATGACCTCTCCGGACACTGCCGTGTTGATCGCCCAGGCCACACCCTGGTCTCCTTCTACAAACGGTGCTGTGAGCGGCGAAGCTGTGTATGTGAATATTCAGGAGGAGAAGGACTTTGACAAGTATCGTGGCAAGCTCGCCGGAAAAATTGTTTTCCTCGGCGAGATGCGTGATGTGCCTCCGGTGGACAAGCCCCTCTTTGAGCGGTATTCCGAGAAAGAACTGGAAGAGATAGCGCAGTATCCGGTGAGCGACCGAGAAGGGCGGGACATGCAGGCCCGTCTGCGTATGTACTTGCAACGGTATCAGTTGGTAGACAAGATTGCGCAGTTTCTCGCCGATGAGAAGGCACTGGCCGTAGTCCGCCCCAGCCGCGATGGCAAAAACGGCGGTGGCTCCGGTGGAACGATCTTTGATGATAACGGCGCCGCGCTTGGGCGGCAGCCTTACCTGGCCGACCATAAAGTGAAGGTGCCCGTAGTCGTGATGGCGATTGAAAACTATGGCCGCGTTTACCGTCTGTTGCAGGCCCATGTTCCTGTGACCATTGAGATGGATGTGGAAACAAAATTCACTGGAGAGCACGAGCACGGCTATGACACCATCGCGGAAATTCCCGGAACGGACCCGAAGTTGAAAGACGAAATTGTGATGGTCGGGGGCCATCTCGACAGCTGGATTGCCGGTACAGGCGCAACCGATAACGGTGCAGGTTCCGTCGTTGCGATGGAAGTGATGCGCATTCTCAAGGCGCTCGACGTGCATCCACGGCGGACCATTCGGATTGCGTTGTGGAGCGGCGAAGAAGAAGGGCTCTTTGGTTCGCGCGGATATGTCAAGCAGCATTTTGGCTTTGCTCCTCCCCTGGAAATGCCCGACCAGAAGGCTCTGCCGGAGTTTTTGCGCAAGACCGGGCCGCTTGAGATCAAGCCAGAGCAGAAGCTCGTCTCTGCCTACTTCAATGTAGACAATGGATCAGGCAGGATCCGTGGTGTGTATTTGCAGGAGAATGCTGCTGTTGCGCCCATCTTTGCGCAGTGGATCGCCCCGCTCAAAGACCTGGGCGTCACCACGCTTTCCATGCGCAATACCGGAGGCACGGACCATCTCTCCTTTGATGCGGTCGGCATTCCCGGATTCCAGTTCATCCAGGATGATCTGGACTACGAAAGCCGGACCCACCATTCAAACATGGATACTTATGAGCGTCTTCAGGCTGCGGACCTCAAGCAGATTGCAACGGTGGAGGCAATCTTTGTTTACAATGCGGCGATGCGCGAACAAATGCTTCCGCGCAAGCCCTTGCCGCATCCTGAGCTGCGGGACAAACAAAATGCACCCATTCCGGACCTTTTCCCGGGAGCGGTGCCGCCAGCAAAGGAGCAAAAGTAG